A segment of the Lycium barbarum isolate Lr01 chromosome 7, ASM1917538v2, whole genome shotgun sequence genome:
atgtttatgatattACATGCATCttcgttgttttttttttttgtttttggtaacAATTCTTGTAACCTATTTATTAATATAAAATTATTATGATTTGACACAACAACTGACtgaaacatttaaaaaaaaatattacagtAGATTGATAATTCATGCAAAACAAATATCAGTATGATGTATTCTCTAAATATTAATATAATTGATTCATAGAGTGAAGAACTTATATTGCCAATCTCAATTAATTTGGACTGGCCCAAGGCACAGTTAGTTTATTGATAGTGTTAACTGTTAACaaaggaattttttttaaaaagcaaaAGTATCTAAAATTCGAGGAGAAAATTTGTCTTTCTGGGAGTACTGCACAAAATTAAGAAATACACTAGTGTTTGCTTTTTTAGAGTGAAATACTTTACAATTCAAAAATAGCTGTAAAACAATTATAGCTTAGTGGTGATTGATCTTTATCTACCTTGACTTTTGATACTATATGCCATATGCTAACCTAATATGTGCTTGAGACCTGTGTCCTCACCACTAGCCTTGTCAAAGGTAAAGTTTAGGTTCAAGGATGAACGTAATTGGTTTAAATATGATAAGCTAAGTCATAAGCTTGATTCTTCTATCATATCATAAAAAACATACCAGGGAAAAGCTAAAATAAGACCGAAAGTCCTAATGATTATCGAAATCAATTTGGAATATCCGAAAAAGTCATCATTTAATAATTAGTGTTATTTGCCTTGCTGTCCTACCACAAAGAAGGCTACTATATCCACATTAAGGTAACAAGATTCAGATATACGGGCCCTTATACCCAAAATATATGAGTTGATCAGACTGCGCTACGCCTCGCTTCACCGACCTAAAGCATAGATCCACCCAAGTTATAAATACTCAAATTGAACTCGTCCAAGAGGACACAGCGGTGCGAGTGCCCCTAGTTACTTAATCGTATTCAATTTCTATCGCGCCTTAGCTTGGCCCAGTATACTCCCAAAGGATCAAAACCTTCTACGGTCCATGTTGGATTTATAGCATGTACATTTCCCATTAGTCTAGGATTCTGACTTCGTGCCAGGACCTATGAGCTAAGGGGCAGTCTTAGGTAGACAATTTTAATCGCTATTTCACAAGGCAATCCACATCGATGTAATGAAATTGAAGGACCCACGACAATGATAGAACATTCTAAATAATCAACTCGTTTGCCAAGTAAAGTCTCACAAAATCTTCCCTCTTTGCCTAAGAGAATGTAGCGTACAGTACAAATAGTTCAAGCTAAAATTGATTATTGCTCTTATCAGGGGCAGACCCACCTTGAAGGGTGGGGGGACACTCAAGGTGGGTGGACACTTGTCCCCCGTAACTTTGGAAAaacccctatatacatatatttatatatcttgAAAAACTATATTATATTTTAAAAGGACCCCTTAAACATAATTGCTAGAGTAGTTCAGTTGGTAGGAGCGCCCCTGAGCTGATGCTCATCGATCGCGACCCGAGTTTGAATCTCGGTTCctacaattattattatttttaaaatttgtgcaGTTATCTGCTGTACAAACTTGCGTCTaatgcagattttttttttttttaatctttttattgTTTAGTCCCCCTCCCATTTTACTTTTTCGATAAATTCCTCCCCCCAAAAGCCCCAAATTTCGAAAGATCTTTTCCCACTTCCCACTCATCTTTTCCCAATGTAATAAGCAAAAAGAAACTCATTTGGCTCTCTCCATTCTCAAACCCTTCTTCCATTCTCCCATTATCAAGTTTCTCACAAATCACTAAGTGAGGAACGTCACCCATAGGCGAATCTATTGTCGATATTCATTAATTTCTCTAGCAATCGAATTCGAGCCAATGATCGGACTTCTCTTATAGTAaagttttcccttcttttttaGTGATTAATATAGATTACTTATTTTATAACTATATAATAGTATTTGATTATTAGAGATTGAGGAATACATAACTTTATggatttaatttaattaaaaattgtATTATCTTATACTAAGCCCTAAAATCTTATTATATTCTTAAATTTGGGATTTTGTACAATCAACTTAAGGTCTTGAAAAGTCaggtttgtttttatttttcaaatggaTTTGGGAGAATTTATTGGTTATttatcctctttttaataatataatgatgatgatgagcctaagaTGAATTACGTAGTACtattagtgatttttttttaaataattgtttagTTTGTTACTTTGAGAAGGAAGTATTTGCAACTGTAAGCAATGATGCTACTattgaccattttcaaaaaataaaacgTGTCGAGTTTaagtatgaattgatgatgtacttttattatattagtacCAAATTAATTATATTTGATAATATTGAAATTTGTACTTTGCTACTGTAATCAATCAGTTTTTTAAGAGTCGCACGCCTAACTAATTTGTCGCTAGTAATTGGCGCTCTAAAGATAATGGTCTCCTATTGCGCTCAAATCCTAGGTCCGCCTCTGACTCTTATACGGATCAAACTATTTATGGAGAATTGGACATCAGGTCGGAGGCGAGAACTTAAAAGTGAATCATTCAAATGAGTGATGTTTGCGTCAAATCATATCCATTTATTATGATTTAATGACGCAagaatatatattaattaatcatCATTAAAAGAGTAACCACATATTATGCATCTTTTTAATTGGGAAAGTAAATGGTAGAAGATCTTTTCATTGATAAACTGCTTCATACCTATTTTTcactttgataaaaaaaaattaaaaaaaaccttaaaaaagaaaaaggaataaaAAGACTGCCAGAGTGGAACTTCCAACTGTTTCTCTAAGGAATATCAGAAAACTGGTTGGTTGAGAATTGGATTTGGTGGACATAGAAAAATCTCTAAtccttcagaaaaaaaaaatggcgaCTCTTTCATGTTCATCTCCTTCTTTGAATTACCAGCAACAagcctttcttcttcaccattccCATTTGCCACGTGTCCCCTCAAACACTTGCAGTCTTCTTAAAGGTTCAATGTTTACTTGCATTATCATTCTTTATCTTCTTTGAAAAGTAGCATTACATTAACTCccactagttttttttttctcttctttctttcacTTGTTCAGGTCTCAAGAAAAATGGAAACCCAAGTATCTTCTGCTGCAAGAACACTGTACCTGATTCAAGAACAGGGTaatctttcattttctttcttatttttttttcggGTCAATTGAGCTTTACATGCTGTAACAATAAGGAATAATACATAAACAGACTCTTAAACTtgtcctccaactttgggtgtgcacataCACAAATGCTGATGTGGCACATAAATTTTCGAGGCGTCTATACGATCATTTTGTATAttggagtgttcaactgacaaagtggagacaagttgaggtgcctacttgtgcacacctaaAGATGGAGGGCTTCCTTGGTAGCTGAGGCCAAATTTGAAGGCCTGATTATGTATTTTGCCTTTTTGATAACTATGGCTCCCGGGCTCTCTTGCATACACCTCGACTCGACTTCCATTGGTACCTACCTGCTACTACTTTACACGCTGTAACAATAAAGTTACTAAACTTTACGCAATATAGCACAATAGTcaatcctttttttatttttataactgTGGTATCTAGACCAGTTTACACGCACCTCGATTACTTTCATGGGTACATGGTACTTCCCACCTAGTGTTTTTGCCAGTAAGGTCAACTTGATGGATAGATTTTGTTGATATAGCGGATAAAGTTTAGTTGTTTAGTGTTACAGTGAATAAAGTCAGTAACATTAATCACCAAACTTCACTCACTAACTGAATTTCTACCTGCTATAACAGTACAAACCCAAATGTATTTTGTCGATTAAAGTAACTCAACTTTATCCACTATAGCAATAAAGGCACAAAATTTTACCCGTTATAAGTTATAACAGTAAAGTTAAAAAAACTATTTTTGATCACATTAATGTTACTGGCTTAATAGTTGGTAGTGAGTAAAGTTTGGTGATCATACATGAAACTAACCTTATCTTTTTCTTGTTTGTGTTTTATTTTTCTCAGTTACCATGAACCGTTGTCAATTTTCAATATGCTAGATCAATGATCAGAATACATTTGTTAATTTCTTGATGTGTTTACCTTATTTGATTCTGAATTTTAAACATTTGGATAGTCTGCAAGTTAAAGAAGAATCTTTAACCAAGAGAAGAGAGCTCCTGTTACAAGCAGGCTCTGTTGCATTTTCTCTGTCCGCCTTTACTTCAATTGCATTGGCAGAGAACGGTACACTTTGATTAATTTTGTTGCTTTGAATATGCCCAGTATCCTTGAAAATGTATACTTGCTAAAAAGGGTGATGTTATTTCAGATGTCGCGGAGGATTTTCGTGTTTATATAGATGATGTCAACAAGTTTAAGATAACGATACCTCGTGGTAGGTTGACGTTCCATTTTTTCTTCTTGAATTCAAGTATatatttagggtgtgtttggtatggaggaaaatgttttcctgttTTCCTGTTTTCCCTTGCTGGTCAAAATATTTTGGAAAagattttctctaggaaaacaagttattaaaaataagaaaaatgactTCCATTTGAATTGGAAAAAGAAGTTCCATAAGCCTCCCTACCCTCCAGTGCCCCTAACCCCCACTCCACCCCCACCTCTATAGTGTTTTCCTGGATTACATATAAATGTTTTAAGGACAACACCTTTTTGCTTACTTACCGAACattagaaaataagtaagaaaaccaCTTATTTTATAAGGAAACATTTTCCTTCTTACCAAACACACCGTTAGTTGCTCTTCATCAATATATCCATATGCAGAAGACGGATAATTATGATTTCAACATTTTTTAATCTCTGATACCTGTTAATTCTGTAATAACTTAGAGAATTGGCATGTAAAATGTGGGAACAAGGATTTTTTTTGGCTTAGATATTGACATGTAGAACTTGAAAAATTTCGTAGTTGGTGAAAGAAATATTGATAACAAGCTGAAGAATTACTTGTAGATTGGCAAGTAGGCGCGGGAGAAGGTGATGGAATAAGGTCGCTCATAGCTTTCTATCCTCAAGAAGCTTCTAACTCAAATGGTATTAGTTGGACATTATGATGAGTTGGTTGTTTAAGCCTCATTATTATTGTCTATAAACTCGATCATCTTGTTGCTTCAGTCAGCATTGTAATCACAAGCCTCGGTGCTGATTTCACTAAATTGGAATCTTTCGGGAAAGTTGATGAATTTGCAGAGAATCTGGTGAGGTTCAATCCATCTTTACTTTGAAAAACTctcatgttcttttttttttttgcttcttacTTCAGTCCTCGATGATTTTTAACAGGTTAGTGGATTCGACAGAAGCTGGCAAAGGCCGGCGGGGGTGAAAGCAAAACTCATCGATAGCAAAGCTTCTAAAGGTATATAACACAATCTAAAACACTCGCTAACATTTCATTGAAGAAAACACTTTTTAATCGTTTGTAATTATACAGAAAAGTGCTCGGGCAAATAGATCTATAACTTTTGGTATAACAATGATTTTGGTCATAGTTGAAATTTGGAGCTTCTTAAACTTTTATTGGAGCTTAAAATTTAGGCTTTCAATTTATTTCCATTAACTTTCTGCTAAGAACCCTAGTATAGCATGGATCTTCAAATGCCACGAAAAGTCATTCTGAGGTTTTACTCATAAATCAATCACGGTTTGTTTATAAAACAATGAAATGGATGCTTAATATAGTGTCTACGCAATCACAAAGTGCTTACAATTTATTGAAATCCATACAGACTTAACGAAAGATAGGGTAGGATGGAAGAAAAGGTGATACCAATTAGTCAGGAATTTGTTTTAGTCATGTTAGTACGTTTACTTTGACTATTTGAGATTTTTATGCCAGTTGAAAATATAGAAAATTTCTAGCTCATTTTATTCTTAATTTTGTTTTGTATAATGTTGGCTGAATTTAAATAGAGAAACATGGTCAGTAAGGATTCATATACCCGACCCCAATTTGTTGATACATTAGATGTTGCACTAACAAGCACCACCTTTTCCTATTGTATAACTAAACCATTTTGAGAAAGTAAAACTTCAATAACGATAAACATCAAATGAATGAGAGCACGCTTTCCCTTTACAATGGATAAGAGAGTATATCCTCCATCCATTCAGAATAATAGATCTAGCTTAATTTCAGAAACCAAGTGATTTCATCTCACTGAAGCAGTTATGACTTCCCATTTCCTTTGCTTGAAAGCTTGGAAGTTTATACTTGAACATTATTTAAGAATGTCTGATTTTTTGAGGTAATTTCAGTTTAAGGTTGCTGATGTGTGTCATTTGTCACTCTTATCAGGGTTGTATTACATCGAGTACACTCTCCAAAATCCGGGTGAAAGTCTCAGACATCTATTTTCCGTGCTCGGGATAGCAAACAATGGGGTTTACAATAGGCTGTATACTCTCACTGGACAGGTCAGCTTAACGAAGCAAAAAGACAAGCATTAAACTTACTTTggcttttttatttatttatttattacgaGAGGATGATGAATAGTGTGATAGATTTCTCTTTACTAAGAGACTGTAAAATTGATCTTAAGATTTAAATTTATCTTGCAGTTTATAGACGAGGAGGCAGAGAAATATGGTGCCAAAGTACAGAAGGTATAAGaacattttcttcttcttcttcttctattgtGTGTGCTAGTTTTTGAGTGAAAATATGCATCACAAAAATGTCTATAGTTCCCAAAAGGTAggtatttaagtgtgtgtaattttTTTCGTAAAGCATGTATAGGTATGAATGTGACTACTTGATATAGATGGAAACTTACGTTAGAAAAATAAAGGATATCTCAAAAGGAAGTGTTCCTCATAGATTAGGAAGAGCTCTCTTTTTTACTTTATAAGGAACTGTGCTTTAGTGGCCATGTAAATAGCTAGAAAAAGAGTGTGCTCGCGCACATGAAAAATAGGCATGGAGGCAAAAAGCTGCGTACCTTGACTGAAATATTTCCACAGTTTTACCATATCTGTCATCTACTTTCTAAGCCTGTTTATTAAATTGGATTCAGTTAGATCACCAAGTCCAGCGACGAAATAGGAAAAACTCTCAATATGGTGACCTTAATTTTAGAAcattttatgatttcttaagagaATTCTTAATCCCAGAAATGATATTAATGTTTCTTTTTTCTGTCCCTAAGAACTTATCAAGATTCCGAGAGCTACTACTTACTACTATATGTTAATTCCTTTCAACACCCAAACTCTTCTAAAAGAAAACGAAGGATATCGTGTTATTTGGTGAGAGGCAAATGTACTATCCTTGCCTTTTCACAAACCATTGGGAACTATTAAGAACGCTTCTCAGAGAAGTTTGACTTTACTTTTTTGTTTACGAAGTAACTCTACCAAGAAAAGAACAGATTGCTCCTCTGAATAAGTTTACATCAATAATTGTGTGTCGCAATGTCTGTTTTGAAATCTTTGTCGTTTTGTTGTTTGATAAGCAAGAATTTGTGCATTAATGATTAAGCTAATCATCTAGTCTAATGTTATATCCAAGTGGATCCAAAAGTATTGAACTTCCATACGTTTGGAATCTTTCGTCTGAACTTTCTTGCACTGTGCAGGCTGTTTCTTCTTTCAGATTTATATGATGACACAACAGTGAGCGATATCACAAATTTTGGCTTGAGCTTCTGGTGTGCTATTTGGTGAAAGGCAAATATCGTCGGTGATATCAGGACAGTGGAACCTCCAAACCCCAGATAGGAATATAATTAAAGTTCTGAGTAACTTATATTATGGTGACTCGGGAAAAAATGGAGCTCGTCATGAACCAACCACTTGATCAATGTTTTTTGATGAAGACTACTCGGCTAATATTAGAGTTAGTATTTGCATATATTGATACACCAAAACTGTAGGCTGTTTCAATAAATATGACCTTGGTGCAGATGTCTTACGCCCAAATTCTGAAACTGCAAACACTTCTATAGGGTGTCACTTGGCCAGTGTGAGAACCTCCAAGAATTTGGTGCTCAAGTGAATGTCTTTAAGGTTTTGATTATGTATTTGTATTTTCCTCAGGACCTTAATCAGTTTTTGAGCTTTATAGTCATCAATGAAGAATCAGACTGATGAATGTAAACCTAATGCACTGAATAGTTATTTGAAATTTGTCTGACCAAGAGGATCTCTTACAAGCTGTTAAAATTGCCAAATGCTAAAAAGAGATAAATTAAAGTAGTAAGGCAACATTACTGTCACGACAGCATGCAACTCCTAGCTATTTTCATCACAAATCCATTAGTCCTAGAAAACAGCCTACGTAAATACTGGGGCGGCTGAAGCCGAAAATGCCTCCTCTGCTGTCTGGGCCTTACCTTCAGAGTTTTTGACCTACGGAGCGTCAACAACTAATTTGTTCAAAACAATGACACACAATTCCAACAACTAAGGCCTAGCATTCACAATGTTGTCAACTACCAATGCTCCTGCTTTGTCAACTCAGATATTTACCGTGCAAAGGGTACACGAACAAATAGACGCCCATGAAGGCTTACAACAGCAGAAGTCTGAAGCGGATCGATTCTAGCAGGTAAGCTGACaacctgaaaaaaaaaattgggtcaaCTTACAGAATGGAGTTCCTTCGAGATTATTCCAATTGTTCTAACAACCACAATTATTAATTCGCACAAATTAGAATGGAGTTAACCATAATATGAGAGAACATAGGTGTATAGCAACTAACACTGTAAGAAATAACTTTTCTACCAGGTAAAGAGCAGACGACAAATGTGAAAAATAGAAAGAACACATGAAAAACTCTGAAATTTTAGACCAATGAAAAAGAAATGGCGAAAAAATCAATTTAATTTTGTTTCTTCAGCCCTAAATGACAGAGAAAAGTTGGTGTCTTCAAAGTTCTATGCATGACAGTTTCTCTTTCCAGATAAAATCGAGATCCAGAACTGTGCTAAAATATGACAAGTAAAGCAAGGATAGTTGAATTCCTCTATCAAAGTCAAAATCAACAAATAGCAATGTGTACCTTCTTGAAGGCTGTAATACCCCAAGGATTGTCAACTTGCTCCGGCTGACCAGTAATGACCAGGCGACCAGCTGGATCAGATTGAACGCGTACCTATATTCACCACGAA
Coding sequences within it:
- the LOC132604201 gene encoding psbP domain-containing protein 3, chloroplastic translates to MATLSCSSPSLNYQQQAFLLHHSHLPRVPSNTCSLLKGLKKNGNPSIFCCKNTVPDSRTGLQVKEESLTKRRELLLQAGSVAFSLSAFTSIALAENDVAEDFRVYIDDVNKFKITIPRDWQVGAGEGDGIRSLIAFYPQEASNSNVSIVITSLGADFTKLESFGKVDEFAENLVSGFDRSWQRPAGVKAKLIDSKASKGLYYIEYTLQNPGESLRHLFSVLGIANNGVYNRLYTLTGQFIDEEAEKYGAKVQKAVSSFRFI